One window of the Salvia miltiorrhiza cultivar Shanhuang (shh) chromosome 6, IMPLAD_Smil_shh, whole genome shotgun sequence genome contains the following:
- the LOC130989728 gene encoding receptor-like protein kinase FERONIA — protein sequence MSFPELPLILIFLCFFWEIFATNIPATHPLPDSIAISCGSPGSWSALDGRVWMGDSGLQSTLSLQINGKPSNSRAIHQLASFDSVPCKTARASRHAFSYVFRVKPGQKFIRLHFYQDSYKGFRKSEPLFTVKAGPYTLLTNFSTADALGAKHIIKEYCVNIDDGRALTISFFPAQGNKKSDDFYAFVNGIEVVSMPTGLYFTPEGELGALVVGHNYRFYIDNSTALELIQRLNVGGTTTSPAQDSCLFRRWDEDSNYLLETGALPANTLATVRYADMLTYIAPIKVYQTARIVLADTNLSASSLTWKLPVQLGFRYLIRLHFSKFEQQTAESTNKHFSVLINDHIAEDNANIIQWNGVSGVAVYRDYIVMIEGDKMEGKHYLTITFQPKFEARDEKFHGILIALEVFKLSNPDNNLAGTGPVSELQHSKSTPHHKKSKSSYHTNLISTVLTAVLALLNVAVYNLRRILDSSSRRNMRSSSMEDHRCRRFSIEEIRLSTNSFDPQFQIGSGGYGRVYKGSIDSGATVVAIKRLKTDSRQGETEFRAEIKMLSKLRHVHLVSLIGYCNDGEERILVYPYITKGTLADHLYKAKRHGRANPPLPWELRLKVSIGAARGLYYLHSRHRIIHRDVKSSNILLDENWVAKISDFGLSKTGPANDSFSHISSNVKGTLGYVDPEYFLTGKLTRKSDVYSFGVVLFEVLSGRPAVDIRLHEEQHSLAGWARYCIREGKVDRLIDHSLMEQISPACLRVFVGIAGRCLHTQPQGRPAMADVVMGLELALNLQHTTDPTELEIEVENAGRTYSDRVISMDDIILPKGESDKNISEDNPSYSTTNGGSDQKNGKKKAKDNGSNNNFTQRWWWDPFGILPRQPSKSRAPQQQPSEVIHQFSLQEIQKATNNFHSSLMIGYGGLDNVYKGYIDGGKKTVTIRCSRAAESRVSMANELQTKKEIQMTSSPAQDHVASLIGYCETESDMILMYEHIANGTLYDHLHDASKDPLPWKRRLQICIGAARGLRYIHSTVKQAMLHRDLKSTNIWLDENWTPKVSGWGLSKKKGNNQVQSIIRSKWGHLDSDYVRGEQLTEKSCVYSFGLILFEVLFAEKESDRWFDEDQVILAQWIKSCMGTNLPGYIDPFLVGRTVPDSLKIFLEAADRCLLDYGIDRPSMTDIVARLEAALQLQEATEAIKGIQPRRN from the coding sequence ATGTCATTTCCAGAGTTGCCACTTATTCTCATATTTCTGTGTTTTTTCTGGGAAATCTTTGCCACCAACATTCCTGCCACTCATCCCCTGCCTGACAGTATTGCCATTTCCTGCGGTTCTCCGGGCAGTTGGTCCGCGCTCGATGGGCGTGTCTGGATGGGAGATTCTGGACTCCAGTCCACCTTGTCACTGCAGATCAATGGCAAACCTTCCAACTCAAGAGCCATCCACCAACTCGCTTCATTCGATTCTGTACCCTGCAAGACTGCTCGCGCATCTCGCCACGCATTCAGTTACGTCTTCCGAGTCAAGCCCGGACAGAAATTCATCCGCCTGCACTTCTATCAAGATTCATACAAGGGCTTCAGGAAGTCAGAACCTTTGTTCACTGTTAAAGCAGGCCCTTACACACTCCTCACCAACTTCAGCACTGCTGATGCTTTGGGAGCAAAACACATCATCAAAGAGTACTGTGTCAATATCGATGATGGCCGGGCTTTGACTATATCATTTTTCCCAGCTCAGGGGAATAAAAAATCAGATGACTTCTATGCCTTTGTCAATGGCATTGAGGTTGTCTCCATGCCGACTGGTCTTTACTTCACACCTGAAGGGGAGTTGGGCGCTCTTGTTGTCGGCCACAATTACAGATTCTACATAGATAACAGCACAGCACTCGAGCTGATTCAACGATTGAATGTTGGAGGAACCACCACCTCGCCAGCTCAAGATTCCTGCCTGTTCCGCAGATGGGACGAAGACTCCAACTACTTGCTCGAAACAGGTGCTCTTCCTGCCAATACTTTAGCTACAGTTAGATATGCAGACATGTTAACATATATTGCACCGATTAAAGTCTATCAAACGGCAAGGATAGTGCTTGCAGACACTAATTTGAGTGCCAGTAGTCTTACATGGAAACTACCAGTGCAATTAGGATTCAGATACCTAATTAGGCTCCATTTTTCCAAGTTTGAACAGCAGACGGCGGAGAGTACCAACAAGCACTTCTCTGTTCTCATCAATGATCATATTGCTGAGGACAATGCCAATATTATTCAATGGAATGGAGTATCTGGAGTCGCAGTCTATAGAGACTATATTGTGATGATAGAGGGAGATAAAATGGAGGGGAAGCATTACCTTACCATCACCTTCCAGCCAAAGTTTGAAGCAAGAGATGAAAAATTCCATGGCATATTGATTGCCTTAGAAGTTTTTAAGCTGAGCAACCCCGACAACAATCTAGCAGGAACAGGGCCAGTTTCTGAGTTGCAGCATTCAAAATCAACACCACATCACAAGAAATCAAAATCAAGTTACCATACAAACTTGATCTCGACTGTCCTCACAGCTGTACTAGCCTTACTGAATGTTGCAGTTTACAACCTGAGAAGAATTTTGGACTCTAGTTCCAGAAGGAACATGAGATCATCCTCGATGGAAGATCATCGATGCCGTCGGTTTTCAATTGAAGAAATCCGTTTGTCAACCAACAGTTTTGATCCTCAGTTTCAAATTGGCAGTGGTGGATATGGCAGAGTTTATAAAGGCAGCATCGACAGTGGGGCTACTGTCGTAGCAATCAAGCGACTGAAAACAGATTCCCGGCAAGGGGAGACTGAGTTTCGGGCTGAAATCAAGATGCTGTCCAAGCTCAGGCATGTGCATCTTGTTTCACTGATTGGTTACTGCAATGATGGTGAAGAGCGGATTTTGGTTTACCCGTATATCACCAAGGGAACACTTGCTGACCATCTCTACAAAGCCAAGAGACATGGAAGGGCTAATCCTCCACTTCCATGGGAACTTCGACTCAAAGTCTCAATTGGTGCTGCACGTGGCCTATATTATCTTCACTCTCGGCATAGGATCATACACAGGGATGTGAAAAGCTCAAACATTCTGCTGGATGAAAATTGGGTTGCCAAGATCTCAGATTTTGGGCTATCCAAAACGGGACCAGCAAATGATTCATTCAGCCATATTAGTtcaaatgtcaaaggaacattGGGATACGTAGATCCAGAGTACTTCTTAACTGGTAAACTTACGAGAAAATCAGATGTCTATTCATTTGGAGTGGTTTTATTTGAAGTTCTGTCTGGAAGACCTGCAGTGGACATAAGGCTTCACGAGGAGCAACACAGCCTAGCTGGATGGGCTCGATATTGCATACGAGAGGGAAAAGTGGATCGACTCATTGACCACAGCTTGATGGAGCAGATTTCACCTGCTTGTTTAAGAGTGTTTGTTGGAATTGCAGGCAGATGCTTACACACTCAGCCCCAGGGAAGACCAGCAATGGCAGATGTAGTGATGGGCCTTGAATTAGCTTTGAATTTACAACACACCACAGATCCAACAGAACTGGAGATAGAGGTGGAAAATGCTGGAAGAACTTACAGCGATAGAGTTATTTCTATGGATGACATAATTCTCCCAAAGGGAGAATCGGATAAGAATATCAGTGAAGATAATCCCAGCTACAGTACAACTAACGGAGGCAGTGATCAGAAGAATGGAAAGAAGAAGGCCAAGGACAATGGTTCAAACAATAATTTCACACAAAGATGGTGGTGGGACCCATTTGGGATTTTACCAAGACAGCCATCAAAGTCAAGAGCTCCACAACAACAGCCAAGTGAGGTAATCCACCAGTTTTCCCTCCAGGAGATTCAGAAAGCCACGAATAATTTCCACAGCAGTCTCATGATTGGCTATGGAGGATTGGACAATGTATATAAAGGATACATAGATGGTGGAAAAAAAACTGTAACAATCAGATGCTCAAGAGCTGCCGAATCCAGAGTATCCATGGCAAATGAGCTGCAAACAAAGAAAGAGATTCAAATGACATCTTCACCAGCTCAAGATCATGTTGCCTCTCTGATAGGGTATTGCGAGACGGAATCAGACATGATTCTTATGTACGAGCACATAGCAAATGGGACACTCTATGATCATCTGCATGATGCTTCAAAGGATCCCCTTCCATGGAAGCGAAGACTTCAAATCTGCATTGGAGCAGCTCGGGGTCTAAGATACATTCATTCCACAGTCAAGCAGGCAATGCTTCATCGTGACTTGAAGTCAACCAACATCTGGTTAGATGAGAACTGGACTCCCAAGGTTTCCGGATGGGGTTTGTCCAAAAAGAAGGGAAACAATCAGGTGCAGTCAATTATCAGGAGTAAATGGGGGCATTTGGATTCAGATTACGTACGTGGAGAACAGTTAACAGAAAAGTCCTGTGTCTACTCGTTCGGTCTGATTTTGTTTGAGGTGCTGTTTGCTGAAAAAGAATCAGACCGCTGGTTCGATGAGGATCAAGTGATTCTAGCCCAGTGGATTAAGTCGTGCATGGGGACTAACCTTCCTGGTTATATTGATCCCTTTCTAGTTGGGAGAACAGTGCCAGATAGCTTAAAGATATTCTTAGAAGCTGCTGACAGATGTCTACTGGATTATGGAATCGACCGGCCATCAATGACAGACATAGTGGCAAGACTCGAGGCCGCTTTACAGCTCCAAGAAGCAACAGAAGCTATTAAGGGGATCCAACCCCGAAGGAACTGA